The proteins below are encoded in one region of Penicillium psychrofluorescens genome assembly, chromosome: 4:
- a CDS encoding uncharacterized protein (ID:PFLUO_006669-T1.cds;~source:funannotate): MAVARTAGVQQIVYSSGAGINRLEEFVHWNPNSFFGKMFLGKKTIEEEVRNAGFKYWTILRPGNFMSNFLPPHVHMYKGFLETGRLTTAWTPETLLAMVDPNDIGKFGATALLDPARFHEKDIDLASELLGLEPTIQKLSKITGRSLKVVFLSQEEIEAQSQADPFIEIQLVMGEQAQFVDMNKVKSWNIELGNFEQFLEREKDDFVKTFAQ, encoded by the coding sequence ATGGCTGTCGCAAGAACGGCAGGTGTACAGCAAATCGTCTATTCCAGTGGTGCTGGAATAAACCGGCTCGAAGAATTTGTCCATTGGAATCCCAATTCCTTCTTTGGTAAAATGTTCTTAGGCAAGAAAACCATTGAAGAGGAGGTTCGCAACGCTGGGTTCAAATATTGGACGATCTTGCGCCCCGGAAACTTCATGTCGAATTTTCTGCCACCTCACGTTCATATGTATAAGGGCTTCCTCGAAACTGGTCGATTAACGACTGCTTGGACACCAGAGACGCTCTTAGCCATGGTTGATCCAAATGATATCGGCAAGTTTGGCGCCACGGCTCTTCTTGACCCTGCCAGATTTCATGAGAAGGATATTGATCTTGCATCAGAGCTCTTAGGCTTAGAGCCTACAATTCAGAAATTGTCTAAGATCACTGGAAGGAGCTTAAAGGTCGTTTTCCTGTCTCAAGAGGAAATCGAAGCCCAGTCTCAAGCCGATCCCTTTATTGAGATTCAACTCGTGATGGGTGAACAGGCACAATTCGTTGACATGAACAAAGTCAAATCTTGGAATATCGAACTGGGAAATTTCGAACAATTtttggagagagagaaggatgATTTTGTCAAGACATTTGCCCAGTGA